From a region of the Sesamum indicum cultivar Zhongzhi No. 13 linkage group LG3, S_indicum_v1.0, whole genome shotgun sequence genome:
- the LOC105159341 gene encoding AP-2 complex subunit sigma: MIRFILLQNRQGKTRLAKYYIPLEESEKHKVEYEVHRLVVNRDPKFTNFVEFRTHKVIYRRYAGLFFSLCVDITDNELAYLECIHLFVEILDHFFSNVCELDLVFNFHKVYLILDEFILAGELQETSKKAIIERMGELEKQE; this comes from the exons ATG ATCCGATTTATACTGTTACAGAACAGGCAAGGCAAAACTCGATTGGCCAAATACTACATTCCTCTCGAGGAGTCCGAGAAGCATAAGGTTGAGTACGAG GTTCATCGATTGGTTGTGAATAGGGATCCAAAATTCACCAACTTTGTGGAG TTCCGAACCCACAAGGTTATCTACAGGCGATATGCtggtttatttttctctctatgtGTGGACATCACGGACAATGAGTTAGCTTATTTGGAGTGCATTCACTTATTTGTGGAGATACTGGATCATTTTTTCAGCAATGTGTGCGAGTTAGATTTGGTTTTTAATTTCCACAAG GTATATCTCATATTAGATGAGTTCATACTTGCTGGGGAACTGCAAGAAACAAGCAAGAAG GCAATCATAGAGAGAATGGGGGAATTGGAAAAGCAGGAGTAA
- the LOC105159342 gene encoding uncharacterized protein LOC105159342 isoform X1, which yields MGSVRFVGDDESQPSATIKKKNKLPRKLLDDCGVVNHAPVPRRLRSAIKKRARESITPPLLISRKQLHMSNGVEMIRVDGAKKSRLNMKHGQITKDEEEVAETLYSLVDMFSDITKTNKPVLDGEPSEIKPSTKVEAGSSMTAAAKDAEISMQQEESGEINTRVTLESACHSSVLVNSTEEVLKYQSLDDAQQSELAFSEQSAIPIVSGIPSNSSLGPRPKMSTLDMIQSCEQTTAQKQVAISGIQYGNHHYPKEDKYKGLLLEPSLSSTGVVGSNTQGSGPLSLPDIFPAWFENTNCATQPIVNEHGITADKIHYCRVAVEPKKSRKRCSTHVYIANLVKVLGNPGRNTGSLQKPSQSTTTRGLEKGPHVSIDNQKLAINGRHGGLPFNGFIHSASEGSSDIGIAVCSHKRLLQDQQQPNKTSVLCSSWKRGPDFMSLDAGGSDSSGGVNRAGCSREALNQFNVSYQQPQNHSAMLFSLSQNGYSSTFHDHTSTAAAPKVQLPPYLSNTRGGTVAAPLGQQLESQQQKWTSQLQAQYSPSGVGRPHLLPDWQNGGGNSPSLLNYAQALFPHLHSVMGSKYQHFSPPQQQNSPINSTLTLSNVERHHHRLNSAYERNGTALCSENSSHMQLLCNQQL from the exons ATGGGGTCTGTTCGATTTGTTGGTGACGATGAATCGCAGCCTAGTGCTACtattaagaagaaaaacaagttGCCGAGAAAG CTTCTTGATGACTGTGGTGTGGTGAACCATGCACCGGTTCCTAGGAGGCTGCGGTCTG CCATCAAGAAGCGGGCCCGTGAATCTATTACTCCACCTTTGCTAATTTCAAGGAAGCAACTTCACATGTCCAATGGAGTTGAAATGATCAGGGTAGACGGTGCCAAGAAATCCAGACTGAATATG AAACATGGACAAATTACCAAGGATGAAGAAGAAGTTGCTGAGACCTTGTACTCTTTGGTGGACATGTTCTCTGACATTACCAAGACTAACAAGCCAGTCTTGGACGGAGAACCATCGGAAATAAAACCTTCAACAAAAGTAGAAGCAGGGAGCTCAATGACTGCAGCAGCTAAAG ATGCTGAGATTTCGATGCAACAAGAGGAGTCTGGGGAAATAAATACAAGAGTCACTCTTGAGTCTGCTTGTCATTCTTCAGTTTTGGTGAATTCAACAGAAGAAGTCTTGAAATACCAATCTCTGGATGATGCTCAACAATCTGAGTTGGCGTTTAGTGAGCAATCAGCTATACCTATTGTGTCTGGTATTCCATCAAATTCAAGTCTGGGTCCCAG ACCAAAAATGTCAACACTTGACATGATCCAAAGTTGTGAACAAACGACTGCACAGAAACAG GTTGCAATTTCTGGGATTCAATACGGAAATCATCATTATCCCAAGGAGGACAAATATAAAG GTTTACTGCTGGAACCAAGCTTGTCTTCAACAGGAGTTGTCGGCTCTAATACACAGGGATCAGGCCCGCt ATCTTTGCCCGACATATTTCCTGCATGGTTCGAGAATACAAATTGTGCTACCCAGCCTATAGTCAACGAGCATGGTATTACTGCTGACAAG ATTCACTATTGTCGAGTTGCGGTTGAGCCAAAGAAGTCAAGAAAGCGATGTTCCACCCATGTGTACATCGCTAACCTGGTTAAAGTCTTGGGAAACCCGGGGAGAAACACAGGTTCACTCCAGAAGCCTAGTCAATCAACAACCACTAGAGGCCTTGAGAAAGGGCCTCATGTGAGCATCGATAACCAGAAGCTGGCGATAAATGGCAGACATGGTGGTTTGCCTTTTAATGGCTTCATACATTCTGCCTCTGAGGGCTCTTCTGATATTGGAATTGCTGTTTGCTCGCATAAAAGGCTCCTTCAAGATCAGCAACAGCCTAATAAAACCTCCGTCTTATGCTCATCATGGAAAAGG GGTCCAGATTTTATGTCTTTGGATGCTGGAGGTTCAGATTCCAGTGGGGGCGTCAATAGAGCAGGATGCAGCCGTGAGGCTCTGAATCAATTTAATGTGTCATACCAGCAGCCACAAAATCATTCAGCCATGCTTTTTTCACTGTCCCAGAATGGTTATTCATCGACTTTCCATGATCACACTTCAACTGCAGCAGCACCAAAG GTACAGCTTCCGCCATATCTTAGCAACACTCGCGGTGGCACTGTTGCAGCCCCACTGGGGCAACAGTTGGAGTCACAGCAGCAGAAATGGACTTCTCAGCTCCAGGCTCAATATAGTCCCAGTGGAGTTGGTCGACCACATTTATTACCAGACTGGCAAAATGGAGGAGGAAACTCACCTTCCTTGCTGAATTATGCTCAGGCGCTTTTCCCGCACCTGCACTCCGTTATGGGCTCAAAGTACCAACACTTCTCACCTCCACAACAGCAGAATTCGCCCATCAATTCAACATTGACTCTTTCAAATGTGGAGAGACATCATCATCGTCTCAATTCAGCATATGAGAGAAATGGAACTGCATTATGTTCTGAAAACTCATCGCATATGCAGCTACTCTGCAACCAGCAGCTTTGA
- the LOC105159342 gene encoding uncharacterized protein LOC105159342 isoform X2, with amino-acid sequence MGSVRFVGDDESQPSATIKKKNKLPRKLLDDCGVVNHAPVPRRLRSAIKKRARESITPPLLISRKQLHMSNGVEMIRVDGAKKSRLNMKHGQITKDEEEVAETLYSLVDMFSDITKTNKPVLDGEPSEIKPSTKVEAGSSMTAAAKDAEISMQQEESGEINTRVTLESACHSSVLVNSTEEVLKYQSLDDAQQSELAFSEQSAIPIVSGIPSNSSLGPRPKMSTLDMIQSCEQTTAQKQVAISGIQYGNHHYPKEDKYKGLLLEPSLSSTGVVGSNTQGSGPLSLPDIFPAWFENTNCATQPIVNEHGITADKIHYCRVAVEPKKSRKRCSTHVYIANLVKVLGNPGRNTGSLQKPSQSTTTRGLEKGPHVSIDNQKLAINGRHGGLPFNGFIHSASEGSSDIGIAVCSHKRLLQDQQQPNKTSVLCSSWKRGPDFMSLDAGGSDSSGGVNRAGCSREALNQFNVSYQQPQNHSAMLFSLSQNGYSSTFHDHTSTAAAPKLPPYLSNTRGGTVAAPLGQQLESQQQKWTSQLQAQYSPSGVGRPHLLPDWQNGGGNSPSLLNYAQALFPHLHSVMGSKYQHFSPPQQQNSPINSTLTLSNVERHHHRLNSAYERNGTALCSENSSHMQLLCNQQL; translated from the exons ATGGGGTCTGTTCGATTTGTTGGTGACGATGAATCGCAGCCTAGTGCTACtattaagaagaaaaacaagttGCCGAGAAAG CTTCTTGATGACTGTGGTGTGGTGAACCATGCACCGGTTCCTAGGAGGCTGCGGTCTG CCATCAAGAAGCGGGCCCGTGAATCTATTACTCCACCTTTGCTAATTTCAAGGAAGCAACTTCACATGTCCAATGGAGTTGAAATGATCAGGGTAGACGGTGCCAAGAAATCCAGACTGAATATG AAACATGGACAAATTACCAAGGATGAAGAAGAAGTTGCTGAGACCTTGTACTCTTTGGTGGACATGTTCTCTGACATTACCAAGACTAACAAGCCAGTCTTGGACGGAGAACCATCGGAAATAAAACCTTCAACAAAAGTAGAAGCAGGGAGCTCAATGACTGCAGCAGCTAAAG ATGCTGAGATTTCGATGCAACAAGAGGAGTCTGGGGAAATAAATACAAGAGTCACTCTTGAGTCTGCTTGTCATTCTTCAGTTTTGGTGAATTCAACAGAAGAAGTCTTGAAATACCAATCTCTGGATGATGCTCAACAATCTGAGTTGGCGTTTAGTGAGCAATCAGCTATACCTATTGTGTCTGGTATTCCATCAAATTCAAGTCTGGGTCCCAG ACCAAAAATGTCAACACTTGACATGATCCAAAGTTGTGAACAAACGACTGCACAGAAACAG GTTGCAATTTCTGGGATTCAATACGGAAATCATCATTATCCCAAGGAGGACAAATATAAAG GTTTACTGCTGGAACCAAGCTTGTCTTCAACAGGAGTTGTCGGCTCTAATACACAGGGATCAGGCCCGCt ATCTTTGCCCGACATATTTCCTGCATGGTTCGAGAATACAAATTGTGCTACCCAGCCTATAGTCAACGAGCATGGTATTACTGCTGACAAG ATTCACTATTGTCGAGTTGCGGTTGAGCCAAAGAAGTCAAGAAAGCGATGTTCCACCCATGTGTACATCGCTAACCTGGTTAAAGTCTTGGGAAACCCGGGGAGAAACACAGGTTCACTCCAGAAGCCTAGTCAATCAACAACCACTAGAGGCCTTGAGAAAGGGCCTCATGTGAGCATCGATAACCAGAAGCTGGCGATAAATGGCAGACATGGTGGTTTGCCTTTTAATGGCTTCATACATTCTGCCTCTGAGGGCTCTTCTGATATTGGAATTGCTGTTTGCTCGCATAAAAGGCTCCTTCAAGATCAGCAACAGCCTAATAAAACCTCCGTCTTATGCTCATCATGGAAAAGG GGTCCAGATTTTATGTCTTTGGATGCTGGAGGTTCAGATTCCAGTGGGGGCGTCAATAGAGCAGGATGCAGCCGTGAGGCTCTGAATCAATTTAATGTGTCATACCAGCAGCCACAAAATCATTCAGCCATGCTTTTTTCACTGTCCCAGAATGGTTATTCATCGACTTTCCATGATCACACTTCAACTGCAGCAGCACCAAAG CTTCCGCCATATCTTAGCAACACTCGCGGTGGCACTGTTGCAGCCCCACTGGGGCAACAGTTGGAGTCACAGCAGCAGAAATGGACTTCTCAGCTCCAGGCTCAATATAGTCCCAGTGGAGTTGGTCGACCACATTTATTACCAGACTGGCAAAATGGAGGAGGAAACTCACCTTCCTTGCTGAATTATGCTCAGGCGCTTTTCCCGCACCTGCACTCCGTTATGGGCTCAAAGTACCAACACTTCTCACCTCCACAACAGCAGAATTCGCCCATCAATTCAACATTGACTCTTTCAAATGTGGAGAGACATCATCATCGTCTCAATTCAGCATATGAGAGAAATGGAACTGCATTATGTTCTGAAAACTCATCGCATATGCAGCTACTCTGCAACCAGCAGCTTTGA
- the LOC105159342 gene encoding uncharacterized protein LOC105159342 isoform X3, whose protein sequence is MSNGVEMIRVDGAKKSRLNMKHGQITKDEEEVAETLYSLVDMFSDITKTNKPVLDGEPSEIKPSTKVEAGSSMTAAAKDAEISMQQEESGEINTRVTLESACHSSVLVNSTEEVLKYQSLDDAQQSELAFSEQSAIPIVSGIPSNSSLGPRPKMSTLDMIQSCEQTTAQKQVAISGIQYGNHHYPKEDKYKGLLLEPSLSSTGVVGSNTQGSGPLSLPDIFPAWFENTNCATQPIVNEHGITADKIHYCRVAVEPKKSRKRCSTHVYIANLVKVLGNPGRNTGSLQKPSQSTTTRGLEKGPHVSIDNQKLAINGRHGGLPFNGFIHSASEGSSDIGIAVCSHKRLLQDQQQPNKTSVLCSSWKRGPDFMSLDAGGSDSSGGVNRAGCSREALNQFNVSYQQPQNHSAMLFSLSQNGYSSTFHDHTSTAAAPKVQLPPYLSNTRGGTVAAPLGQQLESQQQKWTSQLQAQYSPSGVGRPHLLPDWQNGGGNSPSLLNYAQALFPHLHSVMGSKYQHFSPPQQQNSPINSTLTLSNVERHHHRLNSAYERNGTALCSENSSHMQLLCNQQL, encoded by the exons ATGTCCAATGGAGTTGAAATGATCAGGGTAGACGGTGCCAAGAAATCCAGACTGAATATG AAACATGGACAAATTACCAAGGATGAAGAAGAAGTTGCTGAGACCTTGTACTCTTTGGTGGACATGTTCTCTGACATTACCAAGACTAACAAGCCAGTCTTGGACGGAGAACCATCGGAAATAAAACCTTCAACAAAAGTAGAAGCAGGGAGCTCAATGACTGCAGCAGCTAAAG ATGCTGAGATTTCGATGCAACAAGAGGAGTCTGGGGAAATAAATACAAGAGTCACTCTTGAGTCTGCTTGTCATTCTTCAGTTTTGGTGAATTCAACAGAAGAAGTCTTGAAATACCAATCTCTGGATGATGCTCAACAATCTGAGTTGGCGTTTAGTGAGCAATCAGCTATACCTATTGTGTCTGGTATTCCATCAAATTCAAGTCTGGGTCCCAG ACCAAAAATGTCAACACTTGACATGATCCAAAGTTGTGAACAAACGACTGCACAGAAACAG GTTGCAATTTCTGGGATTCAATACGGAAATCATCATTATCCCAAGGAGGACAAATATAAAG GTTTACTGCTGGAACCAAGCTTGTCTTCAACAGGAGTTGTCGGCTCTAATACACAGGGATCAGGCCCGCt ATCTTTGCCCGACATATTTCCTGCATGGTTCGAGAATACAAATTGTGCTACCCAGCCTATAGTCAACGAGCATGGTATTACTGCTGACAAG ATTCACTATTGTCGAGTTGCGGTTGAGCCAAAGAAGTCAAGAAAGCGATGTTCCACCCATGTGTACATCGCTAACCTGGTTAAAGTCTTGGGAAACCCGGGGAGAAACACAGGTTCACTCCAGAAGCCTAGTCAATCAACAACCACTAGAGGCCTTGAGAAAGGGCCTCATGTGAGCATCGATAACCAGAAGCTGGCGATAAATGGCAGACATGGTGGTTTGCCTTTTAATGGCTTCATACATTCTGCCTCTGAGGGCTCTTCTGATATTGGAATTGCTGTTTGCTCGCATAAAAGGCTCCTTCAAGATCAGCAACAGCCTAATAAAACCTCCGTCTTATGCTCATCATGGAAAAGG GGTCCAGATTTTATGTCTTTGGATGCTGGAGGTTCAGATTCCAGTGGGGGCGTCAATAGAGCAGGATGCAGCCGTGAGGCTCTGAATCAATTTAATGTGTCATACCAGCAGCCACAAAATCATTCAGCCATGCTTTTTTCACTGTCCCAGAATGGTTATTCATCGACTTTCCATGATCACACTTCAACTGCAGCAGCACCAAAG GTACAGCTTCCGCCATATCTTAGCAACACTCGCGGTGGCACTGTTGCAGCCCCACTGGGGCAACAGTTGGAGTCACAGCAGCAGAAATGGACTTCTCAGCTCCAGGCTCAATATAGTCCCAGTGGAGTTGGTCGACCACATTTATTACCAGACTGGCAAAATGGAGGAGGAAACTCACCTTCCTTGCTGAATTATGCTCAGGCGCTTTTCCCGCACCTGCACTCCGTTATGGGCTCAAAGTACCAACACTTCTCACCTCCACAACAGCAGAATTCGCCCATCAATTCAACATTGACTCTTTCAAATGTGGAGAGACATCATCATCGTCTCAATTCAGCATATGAGAGAAATGGAACTGCATTATGTTCTGAAAACTCATCGCATATGCAGCTACTCTGCAACCAGCAGCTTTGA
- the LOC105159343 gene encoding snakin-2-like encodes MPISKHLITSLYISLLLMHLLVEAKDEEMSTNVDRAGGSSYVPRMNCAAACEARCRLASRQNLCKRACGTCCARCNCVPPGTSGNHHLCPCYEAMTTHGGRRKCP; translated from the exons ATGCCCATCTCCAAGCACCTAATTACTTCACTTTATATTTCCCTTCTCCTTATGCATCTCCTTGTTGAAGCTAAGGATGAAGAG ATGAGCACTAATGTTGATCGTGCAGGCGGAAGTTCATACGTCCCCAGAATGA ACTGCGCGGCGGCATGCGAGGCGAGGTGCCGGTTGGCGTCGAGGCAAAACCTGTGCAAGAGGGCGTGTGGAACTTGCTGCGCCCGCTGCAACTGCGTGCCCCCTGGAACCTCCGGCAACCACCATCTTTGCCCCTGCTATGAGGCCATGACTACTCACGGCGGCAGGCGCAAATGTCCCTAA
- the LOC105159344 gene encoding snakin-2-like, giving the protein MAIISKSSLLACLITLVLFISAIQAHEALSMNQVINVDGTTHESSLLGTTNIDCGKECSRRCQLASRQKICKRACGTCCARCHCVPPGTSGHKDVCPCYAALTTHGGRKKCP; this is encoded by the exons ATGGCAATAATCTCCAAGTCCTCCTTGCTTGCTTGCCTCATCACACTTGTCCTTTTTATTTCCGCGATTCAAGCACATGAAGCGCTATCTATGAATCAG GTGATCAACGTGGATGGAACAACTCATGAAAGCTCTCTCCTTGGTACAACAAATATAG ATTGTGGAAAGGAATGTAGTAGAAGGTGCCAGTTAGCGTCGAGGCAAAAGATATGCAAGAGGGCGTGTGGGACGTGCTGCGCTAGGTGCCACTGCGTACCGCCGGGCACTTCCGGCCACAAGGACGTCTGCCCCTGCTACGCCGCTCTCACAACTCACGGTGGCCGCAAAAAGTGCCCTTGA
- the LOC105159345 gene encoding UPF0329 protein ECU05_1680/ECU11_0050 isoform X1 has translation MPQEDPKPPVKKEEIEDDDDEESIASSFAKHVKKSPSNNNAAAKSQTRVKKEVSKVKEEEADEDFEEPTSKKASRKSDNKGQNKKKKKKKEEVAEQMKKRGGKAGESKDVKKRERKVFDLPGQKRDPPEERDPLRIFYETLYKQVPASEMAAIWMMESGLLPTEEAKKIFDRKQKKAQQQKLSSPMKTVVNVKKKAGSITIEKKSATSPVSTQKKKTPDSKLATNQSKKRKSDAGSSEDDDFVLDPKRSKKQRAS, from the exons ATGCCTCAAGAAGACCCGAAACCACCGgtgaagaaagaggaaattGAAGACGACGACGACGAGGAGAGCATCGCCTCCTCTTTTGCGAAGCACGTCAAGAAATCACCCAGCAACAACAATGCCGCCGCAAAGTCGCAGACCAGAGTCAAGAAGGAAGTGAGCAAGGTGAAGGAAGAGGAAGCTGATGAAGATTTTGAAGAACCCACCTCTAAGAAGGCCTCCAGAAAGTCTGATAATAAG GGGcagaataagaagaagaagaagaagaaagaagaagtgGCCGAGCAAATGAAGAAGAGAGGAGGAAAAGCCGGTGAGAGTAAGGATgtcaaaaaaagagaaagaaaagtgtTTGATTTGCCAGGTCAAAAGAGGGACCCTCCTGAGGAA AGGGACCCGTTGAGGATTTTCTACGAGACCCTGTACAAGCAAGTGCCAGCTAGTGAGATGGCAGCAATATG GATGATGGAGTCCGGTTTGCTCCCAACAGAGGAGGCAAAGAAAATTTTCGACAGAAAACAGAAGAAGGCACAGCAGCAAAAGCTCAGTTCACCAATGAAAACTGTTGTTAATGTCAAGAAGAAGGCTGGATCCATTACCATTGAAAAGAAATCAGCAACTTCTCCGGTTTCTACGCAGAAAAAGAAGACACCAGACTCCAAACTAGCCACCAATCAGTCGAAGAAACGAAAGAGCGACGCTGGATCTTCTGAAGATGATGACTTTGTTCTGGATCCAAAAAGATCAAAGAAACAGAGAGCATCGTAG
- the LOC105159345 gene encoding UPF0329 protein ECU05_1680/ECU11_0050 isoform X2, with product MPQEDPKPPVKKEEIEDDDDEESIASSFAKHVKKSPSNNNAAAKSQTRVKKEVSKVKEEEADEDFEEPTSKKASRKSDNKNKKKKKKKEEVAEQMKKRGGKAGESKDVKKRERKVFDLPGQKRDPPEERDPLRIFYETLYKQVPASEMAAIWMMESGLLPTEEAKKIFDRKQKKAQQQKLSSPMKTVVNVKKKAGSITIEKKSATSPVSTQKKKTPDSKLATNQSKKRKSDAGSSEDDDFVLDPKRSKKQRAS from the exons ATGCCTCAAGAAGACCCGAAACCACCGgtgaagaaagaggaaattGAAGACGACGACGACGAGGAGAGCATCGCCTCCTCTTTTGCGAAGCACGTCAAGAAATCACCCAGCAACAACAATGCCGCCGCAAAGTCGCAGACCAGAGTCAAGAAGGAAGTGAGCAAGGTGAAGGAAGAGGAAGCTGATGAAGATTTTGAAGAACCCACCTCTAAGAAGGCCTCCAGAAAGTCTGATAATAAG aataagaagaagaagaagaagaaagaagaagtgGCCGAGCAAATGAAGAAGAGAGGAGGAAAAGCCGGTGAGAGTAAGGATgtcaaaaaaagagaaagaaaagtgtTTGATTTGCCAGGTCAAAAGAGGGACCCTCCTGAGGAA AGGGACCCGTTGAGGATTTTCTACGAGACCCTGTACAAGCAAGTGCCAGCTAGTGAGATGGCAGCAATATG GATGATGGAGTCCGGTTTGCTCCCAACAGAGGAGGCAAAGAAAATTTTCGACAGAAAACAGAAGAAGGCACAGCAGCAAAAGCTCAGTTCACCAATGAAAACTGTTGTTAATGTCAAGAAGAAGGCTGGATCCATTACCATTGAAAAGAAATCAGCAACTTCTCCGGTTTCTACGCAGAAAAAGAAGACACCAGACTCCAAACTAGCCACCAATCAGTCGAAGAAACGAAAGAGCGACGCTGGATCTTCTGAAGATGATGACTTTGTTCTGGATCCAAAAAGATCAAAGAAACAGAGAGCATCGTAG
- the LOC105159346 gene encoding uncharacterized protein LOC105159346, with protein MKQSTTTSSSKESSLLASATEDEIIVSQILLDLRNLISLSESLSNFNWGCRRRRSCLDAAPSLPPTPSLLPPPVQRTDNGIEAHIKAEEVSLEEKPDATAATRTTASPDTPLSFSPSESDEKSKHSSKKTSKKRSKQEYIDMIEGLTQRKDLLRGEIENVKKYYNKLKAYNSELKAIKKEVLNTSCPRKEEEKQMETGGGMNPGVELTQHYRVDMVPHQQPYIQDPMGQNFHQYPLFGPIATQFYSSNSGFGSVNHVGPLGIDLNIPAEEALGVDPSQPLDAGRVIADKRARFAEARRKRRGIIKIKNMRSACGIKLPASR; from the exons aTGAAACAGAGCACAACTACAAGCAGCAGTAAAGAGAGCTCTCTGTTAGCTTCTGCTACGGAGGATGAAATCATTGTCTCTCAAATCCTACTCGATCTCAGAAATCTCATCTCCTTATCTGAATCCTTGTCCAATTTCAACTGGGGTTGCAGGCGCCGAAGATCTTGCTTGGATGCTGCTCCGTCATTACCTCCTACACCCTCATTGCTTCCGCCGCCGGTACAGAGGACCGACAACGGAATTGAAGCACACATCAAAGCCGAGGAGGTGAGTTTGGAGGAGAAGCCCGACGCCACAGCCGCCACCCGCACCACCGCCAGCCCCGACACGCCACTCTCTTTCTCGCCCAGTGAATCTGATGAAAAGTCCAAGCACTCCTCCAAGAAAACTTCCAAGAAAAGG TCAAAACAGGAGTACATAGATATGATAGAAGGATTAACACAGCGCAAAGACCTGCTTAGAGGG GAGATAGAAAACGTAAAGAAGTATTACAACAAGTTGAAGGCTTACAACTCTGAGTTGAAAGCAATCAAAAAAGAG GTGCTAAATACCAGTTGCCCAAGAAAGGAAGAGGAGAAGCAGATGGAAACGGGCGGAGGGATGAATCCGGGGGTGGAATTAACCCAGCATTATCGGGTGGATATGGTGCCTCATCAACAGCCGTACATTCAAGATCCAATGGGGCAGAATTTTCATCAGTATCCATTATTTGGCCCAATCGCAACCCAATTCTACTCATCCAATAGTGGGTTTGGATCGGTCAACCATGTGGGCCCACTTGGGATCGATCTCAACATTCCAGCTGAAGAGGCTCTTGGCGTGGACCCATCACAGCCGTTAGATGCGGGCAGAGTCATTGCTGATAAACGAGCCAGATTTGCTGAAgcgaggaggaagaggagaggAATAATCAAGATCAAGAACATGAGGAGTGCTTGTGGTATAAAATTGCCAGCAAGTAGATAA